ATACGGCGATCGCCCTCCAAGGTCTTTATGACGAAATGCAACGGCTGGTAGCGGCACCCCTGGCTGAAGTAGATTTGCAGGTGGCAAAAAATAAACTCCTGGGTCAATACGCCCTCGGCAAGCAAACGAATGCCGAGTTAGCCCAGATTTTCGGCTGGTATGAGAGTATCGGCCTTGGCATTGACTTTGACCAAGCCTTTAGGTCCCATGTAGAAAAAATCACTACCGCTGAAACTCACCAAGCGGCCCAGCGTCATTTCCAACAGCCTTACATCGTCGTTGTTGGCCCCCAGGAAGCTCTTTCCCTCGTCCAAGACATTCAACTATCGTAGAAAACGATATAAGGCGATCGCCCCAATCTATCGAAATCAAAAATAGCTATGTTTATTCGTCAAATCCTTTTAAGTCTTAGTTTATCCACACTCTTCTTCGGTGGTGGTCTAGTGTTGGCCCAAACGCCCCGACCCGAACTCCGCATTGGCAGCACGGGTGCAGCCGTTGGCGAATTACAGACAACCCTACGCCTGTTGGGTTATTACAGTGGTGAAGCAACAGGAACCTACGACGAAGCCACCGTAATTGCCGTTTATCAGTTCCAACGGGCTGCGGATATCCCCCAAACAGGTGTAATGGATCGCGCCACCTGGGAGGCCCTACTGCCTGCGACCAATGCCAATCCCCCTAGTGCTGCGGCAAACCCAGCTACAGCACCTGAACCCGAGGAGGCCACCCCTGAACCTCAAAGCAGGCCGACCACCACCACGAGTACTGCTGACACAACAGCGCCTGCCACCACCACAACGCCTGCGAATCAAACACCCGTCGCCGCCACAACCACGACGGATAATCCAGATCCCAGTAGCTTACCCCTCCTCAAAGAGGGCATGGATGGAGACGCAGTCAAACTATTGCAGACCCGCCTGCAAGCTTTAGGACACTATCGGGGGGCGATCGATGGTATTTTTGGCCCCAATACCCGTATTGCGGTGATCGCTGCCCAAACAGCTTTGAAGATTGATGGGGATGGCATTGTTGGGGCTCAAACTTGGGCTAAACTTTTAGCCCAATAACAGTCAAGCTTAGACTGACCTGGGTTATCAGTATTACCCACCCCAACTCCCTAGGGGGAAAAATAAACAAGAATGCTGTTTTACATTTTTAGAAGTATCAACTTTTTTATAATGTAAAACAGCAATGACCTTATCATCAGCAGAAAATAATAAATGCAGACTTTTAAGATGCTGCTAACATGTACAAAAATAAGCTTTAAGTAAAATAATCTATGAGTTTTAAGATTGCTGTATCGAGTATCGCCTGTGAAGTCTGTGGCCAGACCATCACTAAAGCGATTCAAAATCAAGATGCTCAAGCCCAAGTTACGGTCGATGTTGCAGCGAAAACCGTCGCAGTAGAAACGGTACTTTCCGAGGCAGAAGTCAAAGAGCTTATCGTCCAAGCTGGTCACAATCCTAACTAAAAAATTCTAATATTCATGGAACAGGAATTTCCCTGGTGGTTGAGACTGGGTCATGCCCTTGATGATTTTGACAGCGGCTTAGGGCGGTTTCTGAATATCAGTCTTTGCAGTCTTATTTTCATTTCATCGGGGATTTTTGTGGCCCAAACCTATCCACTGCCCCAGCCTTACTCCCAGTATCTAGATTATTTAGACAAGCTGATCTTAATTATTTTTGTTCTAGAATATCTTTGCCGTTGTTTAGGATCGGCAGACCCGCGCAAGTTCGTTTTTAGTCTTTTTTCATTGATCGATCTTCTGGCGATCGCCCCCCTATTTTTAGGGTTTCTAGATATTCGCTTTATTCGATTATTCCGTTGGTTTCGACTGCTCCGGCTAATTCGTTTTTTTCGTCTAGAGATTTCTATTCTCAACATCCAAGCAGAAGATAGTATTATTCTCAGCCGAATTCTTCTCACTTTATTTACGATTGTTTTTGTTTACTCTGGTCTTATTTACCAAGTAGAACATGATGTAAATTCGGCAGTGTTTGGCAATTTTTTAGATGCTTTGTATTTTGCAGTGGTGACTATGACTACTGTGGGCTTTGGAGACAAAACGCCCATTTCCGATCTCGGGAAGATTGTGACTTTAGTGATGATCTTAACTGGGATTATCGTGATTCCTTGGCAACTGGGAGATCTGGTTCGACAATTTATCAAAAGTACTGGTCAGCAAGAGGTTAGCTGTCAGAAATGTGGCCTTGCTTTCCATGACCGAGATGCACAATTTTGTAAGCGATGTGGTACGGCGCTTAAAGGAGAAACTTTAAGTTAGCATTTAGGAACATTACTCAATAAAAAAACACTAAAAAGTTGGCGGATTAAAAAGAAATTCTTATGATGAAAATATCATTCAAATCCAAACATTAAATCATGCTTTTTGTGCTCAATTTATTACAAGGTTCTGTTAGTTTTCAATTTCCTTCCACTGCTGCCCAAGAACTCAAAGGAGAGATCTCACAACTTATGGATAGCATGAAGGCGATCGCCAATGGTGGAGATCTAAAAAAGCGCCCCCAGCCCCAAAAACCGATGGAATATCAATATACAGGGGATCTTTTCTTAGAGATTTTTTGTAACCCAAATATTTACCCTAGTCCCTTCGCCGCCAAAGTGTTGATTACCCTACGCGATGAAAAAATTCGCTTGACCAGCGAAGCTGAACTTCCTCGTCTTGTCGAAGACTTAGATAATTACCTGGCCGAGGCAGAATCGTTCTCAAGGTAACAGCCGTTTTGGTGTCAGTGCGCTAGTCTAGGTCTAAACCATGCAATCTCTAATTTCTAATTTATCCTTCCCTAGAGAGGACCGTTGCCATGAGTACATCCACAAACTTTCTTGAACTGATCCAAAAAGGGTTCCACGTCACTGTGGGAGCAGCCGCAACCCTCGTTGAAACCATCCAGGATCCAATGAAGCGGGAAGTCACGATCACCGGATTTCGGACAGAGCTACAAAGTCGTGCCGAGGAGTGGTCTGAAAAGGGTGAAATGACAGAGCAGGAAGCCCGGAAATTTCTTGAAAAGATCTTCCAACAGGGTAAAACGGCGGGGGCACCTGGTGATCAAGAAATCGTAACCACTGCCACCGAAGTAAAAGATGGCGAACTGCAAACGGAATTAAAAAATCTGACAGAGCAAATCATCACTTTGAAAAGTGAGCTTGCGGCTCTACGCCAAGATAACCAAGGGGAGAATTAATTCTTTTTTAGCTTAAGTCTTTTTATCGCTCAAAAACAAACCGCGATGACGATAATGCTCTGGGCAGGTCTGTTCTGCCCTATTTTTATGCTTTTTAGTGGAGAAAATTTTTTAAGTGAGATATGGACGAAATAAATCAACGCTAATCATTGTCCCAGCGTTCGCCCCCAAGGAGATCTCCCACACAATCTCGTAGGAGAAAACCACAACGTTCTAATTCTACTTCGACACAGCTCCACTCCCGGGGGGGAATGTATTCACAAAGACTGTAGAGGGGCTGCCGCCGACTAACGCGATTTTGGTCAACGAGTTGTCGTGCTTCATCACGGATCTGCCCTAGGGAAAAGAAGAAGGGCGATGGCAACATGAAAGTTGATTGGGTCATGGGGCTTCATCCAAAGATTACGGTAAGGCCAGAAATCATGGTCTGAAATGATGTCGTTAAATGCTGAGCGACATTTGGTTGGGGTTGCTTAGTCATCGGACCAGCATTGGGCTGGATTGAGATCGGCGATTTGATCCCGGAGCAGGAAACCATTGCGTTCTAGTTCGCACTCGACCCAAACCCATTCTCGGGCCGGAATAAATTGACAAAGAACGTAGATGGGCTGGCTGCAATCGATTGTGCCCAATTCAACAAGCTGGCGAGCTTCGTCTCTAAGCATGTCAATGGAAAAGTGTTTCGGGGTAGGAAACGCCGGAGGCATCGCTGTGGTGGACATAAGAGTTACCTCTTGGTGGCTAATGGTTGTTCCATGCTTATTTTATTGGATTCTGCAAGGCATTGCTATACAAAAAACACTGTATATTTCAATACTTATCAATAATACTTTTAGCGAAACTTTAAGTAATGTAAGAAGGAATTATTAGGGTTTGATTATAGTTTGCTTTTAATGATCGGGGCATTTTAAATGAATTCTGTGGCGTTGGTGATTGGCTGGAGGGGGCTTTCCCAAAGGGACTGACAGATCTGCGCTTGGGCGATCGCCATTTGGCCATAGCTAAACCACCAGGGAATGTCTCCCAGGGCTTTTTGTAAAGCAGGGAGAAAGTATGGACTGCCATAGAAGACGACGCCTTGTAACGGAATTTGGGCCGCGATTTGGGCGATCGCCTGGACGGGATCGATTAATTTTCCGGTAAAAGGATTGCCCCGGAGAAAGCATTGCACCAGCGTCGGTTCTGACGTGAGCTGCAGTTTAGGTAAGGTTTTTAATTCAATAATTTCTGGTTCATAACCATGGTGTTGGGGGATGGTGATCGCCGGACAGTTGGGCCGCAGGAAAGAGCTTTTTAATGTCGAATCAACAATGATTAGGTTGCGGGCTGATTTGTCAGGAAAAGCCGACAATTTTGTGGGTGTTGTTGACTGTTTCTGGGCATTTTGAAGGATGTCACCCAGGGTTTTCTGGATATTTTTTTGATCTCGATTGATCCCCAGGGGAAATATTGGTTTATTTTGGCAAAGAATTTTTTGTTTGGCTTGCCAAATGCGGCCCACAGATTCGTAAATACGATGTTGGGAGAGGTGACCACCCTTGATGGCTTTTTCTATAGCAGCGATCGCCCCATCCACATCAGATGGCATCAAAAGAATGTCGGCTCCGGCGGCGATCGCCTGCACCGCCACTGTATCAGGATCTGCAAATTGAGCCACGCCTCCCATAATCAGGGCATCGGTGACAATCAAGCCAGAAAATTTGAGGTTGTGGCGCAGTTGGCCCGTGAGAATGGATTTCGACAGGGTTGCTGGATAGGTGTCATCCCAGGCTGGAATCTGTAAATGGGCGGTCATCACCGCATCAACCCCGGCGTGAATCGCCGCGGCGAAGGGGGGCAATTCTATGGTTTTTAAACGCTCTGCTGGGTGGGGAATGGTAGGGAGGGTGAGATGGGAGTCGGTGGCAGTGTCACCATGGCCAGGGAAATGTTTGGCGGTGGTTAGTACGGCATGGCGATGGGCGCCTCGGATAAAGGCGGTTCCCAGGTCGCTCACTTGATCCGGCGTTTCTCCGAAGGCGCGGATATTAATAACGGGATTATCGGGGTTGTTATTCACGTCTAGCACTGGCGCTAAAACCCAATTAATCCCGATGCTTAAAGCTTCTTGGGCAGTGATTTCTCCCATAGCTTCGGCGAAGGCGATCGCCCGTTGGGGATTTTTGGCCCAAATTTCGCCTAGGGCCATGGGGGGCGGCAATTCTGTGGCCCCAGAAAACCGTTGACCAACCCCTTCTTCAATATCGGCAGCGATCAGCAACGGAACCGCCGCCCAACTTTGTAGTCGTTGGGTTTTGTAAGCCACTTCTGCGGCACTCCCGCCCAACAAAATAACACCACCAACCCCTGCCTGGAGCCAGCGCTGGAGGGTAGCTTGATCCGTTTCCCACTGGGGATAGGGCCGCTCGTCATCAAACCAATGGCCGGACGCACGCACGACGATCATCTGGGCGATCGCCTGGCGTAGAGACAGAGAGT
The nucleotide sequence above comes from [Synechococcus] sp. NIES-970. Encoded proteins:
- a CDS encoding hypothetical protein (conserved hypothetical protein) produces the protein MTQSTFMLPSPFFFSLGQIRDEARQLVDQNRVSRRQPLYSLCEYIPPREWSCVEVELERCGFLLRDCVGDLLGGERWDND
- a CDS encoding glycosyl hydrolase family 3, producing MIVVRASGHWFDDERPYPQWETDQATLQRWLQAGVGGVILLGGSAAEVAYKTQRLQSWAAVPLLIAADIEEGVGQRFSGATELPPPMALGEIWAKNPQRAIAFAEAMGEITAQEALSIGINWVLAPVLDVNNNPDNPVINIRAFGETPDQVSDLGTAFIRGAHRHAVLTTAKHFPGHGDTATDSHLTLPTIPHPAERLKTIELPPFAAAIHAGVDAVMTAHLQIPAWDDTYPATLSKSILTGQLRHNLKFSGLIVTDALIMGGVAQFADPDTVAVQAIAAGADILLMPSDVDGAIAAIEKAIKGGHLSQHRIYESVGRIWQAKQKILCQNKPIFPLGINRDQKNIQKTLGDILQNAQKQSTTPTKLSAFPDKSARNLIIVDSTLKSSFLRPNCPAITIPQHHGYEPEIIELKTLPKLQLTSEPTLVQCFLRGNPFTGKLIDPVQAIAQIAAQIPLQGVVFYGSPYFLPALQKALGDIPWWFSYGQMAIAQAQICQSLWESPLQPITNATEFI
- a CDS encoding hypothetical protein (conserved hypothetical protein), whose protein sequence is MLFVLNLLQGSVSFQFPSTAAQELKGEISQLMDSMKAIANGGDLKKRPQPQKPMEYQYTGDLFLEIFCNPNIYPSPFAAKVLITLRDEKIRLTSEAELPRLVEDLDNYLAEAESFSR
- the copZ gene encoding copper-binding metallochaperone, with amino-acid sequence MSFKIAVSSIACEVCGQTITKAIQNQDAQAQVTVDVAAKTVAVETVLSEAEVKELIVQAGHNPN
- a CDS encoding hypothetical protein (conserved hypothetical protein) — encoded protein: MSTTAMPPAFPTPKHFSIDMLRDEARQLVELGTIDCSQPIYVLCQFIPAREWVWVECELERNGFLLRDQIADLNPAQCWSDD
- a CDS encoding peptidoglycan binding protein, giving the protein MFIRQILLSLSLSTLFFGGGLVLAQTPRPELRIGSTGAAVGELQTTLRLLGYYSGEATGTYDEATVIAVYQFQRAADIPQTGVMDRATWEALLPATNANPPSAAANPATAPEPEEATPEPQSRPTTTTSTADTTAPATTTTPANQTPVAATTTTDNPDPSSLPLLKEGMDGDAVKLLQTRLQALGHYRGAIDGIFGPNTRIAVIAAQTALKIDGDGIVGAQTWAKLLAQ
- a CDS encoding hypothetical protein (conserved hypothetical protein); this translates as MSTSTNFLELIQKGFHVTVGAAATLVETIQDPMKREVTITGFRTELQSRAEEWSEKGEMTEQEARKFLEKIFQQGKTAGAPGDQEIVTTATEVKDGELQTELKNLTEQIITLKSELAALRQDNQGEN
- a CDS encoding ion transport protein, producing MEQEFPWWLRLGHALDDFDSGLGRFLNISLCSLIFISSGIFVAQTYPLPQPYSQYLDYLDKLILIIFVLEYLCRCLGSADPRKFVFSLFSLIDLLAIAPLFLGFLDIRFIRLFRWFRLLRLIRFFRLEISILNIQAEDSIILSRILLTLFTIVFVYSGLIYQVEHDVNSAVFGNFLDALYFAVVTMTTVGFGDKTPISDLGKIVTLVMILTGIIVIPWQLGDLVRQFIKSTGQQEVSCQKCGLAFHDRDAQFCKRCGTALKGETLS